The genomic stretch gacattctttgatttccttttttttttgttaatttctataattttattttatcttgttttcataattttttttaaaaataatgtttagaaaaaaaaaactcttatttaaaaatcttttataaattttttgtattaatttttttatctaAAATATATATTACTATATCTATTTTTaagaatatgaaaaagaaaaaaaattaaaaaaaaattaagcacaagttgaaaaaatatatataatatatattaattttaataaaaatagggtATACTACTCAAATCTTGAGGTGCATATAATGCTCCTTTTGTTTTTTATATAAACTTACCACATTCATTcactatatttttatataaacaagtgaatcaaacaaacaaaaTTTGAAGATTGATGAAGTGAagaaatatattttgattaaaaacaatgcaaaaaaaaaaagttaaattatGAAACTCTTAAAATAATTGATAGAAGTCAAAATATGCTTAGCTAGATGCATATTCTAAATCTCATGATCACTTTCAACATAATTTTTCATAGTTATTAATACAATAAGCTTCAACTTTGGCTGTGTTTATAGGGAGATTGTGGAGATTTACTGTACGGAAGTGAGAGAGCTTGGATTCAGAATACAAGAACTAATATCAGAGAGCTTGGGGTTAGAGAAGGAGTATATAAAGAGAGTGTTGGGTGAGCAAGGACAGCATATGGCTGTGAACTATTACCCACCATGCCCAGAACCCGAGCTCACTTATGGTTTGCCTGGACACACTGACCCTAATGCCCTCACCATCTTACTCCAAGATCTTCAAGTGGCTGGTCTTCAGGTCCTCAAGGATGGTAAATGGGTTGCTGTCAATCCTCACCCAAATGCTTTTGTTATCAACATTGGTGACCAGTTACAGGTACGTAATCCAGGTGTTTGTATAAATGTCTGTTAAGAAAGTAGTGATCAGGTCTTGACTACTTCTTGTATTTCATTGCATTGCAGGCACTGAGTAatgggatttacaagagtgtatGGCACCGTGCCATTGTCAATACTGACATGCCAAGGCTATCGGTGGCATCGTTCCTCTGCCCCTTTGACGATGCCCTGATCAGCCCCGCTAAAGGGCTCACCGGCAATGATGGTTCCCAAGCCGTTTACAGGGGCTATACTTATGCAGAGTATTACAAGAAGTTCTGGAGCAGGAACTTGGATCAAGAGCACTGTTTGGAACTTTTCAAGAACCATTGACTATGAATATTGTTATATGACACTTCTAAGGTTACCAATACCACACGATACGACATGAGTTGATTAGTACAATTTAATCGATATTAAATTATACTAATCACCATATGTCGGATCATGTGATGTTGGGCACCATATAGTGCCCTATAGCAATATTGGTTAACTATATAGGCAGAATGTAtcgaaaaaaaaaaagttctagCTAGAGCAGTAATTTGGATACTCAAGAACATTATTCGGTAAAAAGTGTCATCAACTATATATTTTATAGCATAGTTGAATGTTGCAgtaatactactactaccaccattaTTATGGCTTGGTAGTACAGTTATATTGTCTTGTTGGCATATATAATTAAGGTATTTGGGGGCAATAGTATGCTAATTTTGTAGTCAAATATGTTAGGACTGTTTTAGTTAGTTTATTATGATCTTATGTTTGTTCATGTACTGCTGCCTATATTTTATGTTACTCCATCTTTTGCATTATGGTAATTTTGAATAATTTGCATTCTTCTAATTATTTGTCAAAACTTATAGCCTAATTGGTATGTGAAGATTTATAATTTTCTGGCCTTTGATAAGTCAAAACACAACACTTACTTGGAAGCCTTGAAATCCAGTCTCCATAGCCAAGGCCACAAACTCCTCTGTCTCTCTTTCTCACTTGGGATTTGGGCTAACATGATAAGATCATTATGGACAACTGTTTTATTGCTTAACTTCATAActaccactttttttttttttgataaaaaagGATGAAATTTATCCCCAAATTTAAAGATTTGTACCACTTTTTCTGATACACAAGTATGGTTTATGGTTTAAAAATATGGTAAGAGTTTTATGTTGCTTAATATAAAAATGgtataaatcaaattaaaaacaTTGTAATGGTGTCAGTTATTATTTGCATATTTAAAACATAGACTAAATCTAATAATAAATGCTCCTCTTAGATGCAAGGTCAAGGGCTAGAAGAACACAGTCCACAACTAGAAAACCACATATCGTGGTCATGAATAAATCGTAACACATGGTTTCAAATTAACGAGTGAATTTTGTGTGGTAGTTTACTAATAAGCAATGAAAAGTGGTAAAAATCGTTAATTTCTGCATGAATAAAATTCGATAATTGAACAAATTAAGTGGTATTATTATTAATTCGAAGTGGGCTTGACTAACATTTTGACATGACTGCCCAATTTGGTTTGGGTCAATGCTGAGTCAAagggtaaatactattttggaccatgtgttgtgcaaaagttaccgatcggaCACTCTGTTTTGCTAAATGACAATTTAGATCCTATATtatacaaaatagatcaaaattcTACCCTCAatttgattttggtcaaaataattttccatatgaccaaaatacctctgagttttattaattaattaattatttaaataattaaaaataaatattaaataaaaaatttatataaattagttttaaaataaaaaatatttgaaaaatattataaccctttaattaattaaaaactaacATAAATCAACCATAAATTTAATCATGAATCTaatttatcatataattaattacttgaaaaataaattaatgcAAATCATCCAAACTCCCAAATATCAaaacttaaatatgtatataaaaaaattgcTTATGTTCATGAGTTCATCATTGTTGAACCCATattcaaaaacaaaacaaaaaatcatCAACATCACAAATCAAGATCTAAAACCCATAAGAAAAATGATCCATTTCATTTATTCCATACCCACTGCCATACAAAAATGAACAAAAATCCAGTAAAAATATTAACAAAACCCAGTACAAGCTTCACAACCCAATGCAAGCTTCAAAACTCAATCGCACAAGAACCCTCGTCCAACCACCCCTTAGTCGCACAAGAACCCTCAAATCTATGCATTTTCCTCCGCCAAATGAAGTTGCTAGCCCAACCATATGTAAGAAAAATTACACCATTTGACGATttcagataaaaaaaaattaaaccttcaAATTTGGATTTTGCGTGTCCCTTCGTCTCCAACCCTAGCCCCAACGTCATCCATGATTCCAGCCACAACAGTGTCAGATCTGAAGCTCCAAAGATCTGCCTTCGACGACctagatgaagaagaagaacatgaaGACGATGAAGTCACGCGGTGACTCTACTCTGCTCATGCTCTGTTCTGCCCCACACGGATCGTCGCCGACATTGGGAAAGAGAAAGCGGGGAGAGAAAGATGAacacaagagggagagagagaggaggagagagaatcatttttatttaatttaacttttaattttgtatttcttaaattattttctagttatttttatttattatgaataaagaaaatatattaaagATTTAGAAAATccaattaaaacaaaaaatcagggatattttggtcatatttaaataaaatttgaccaaaatcaggctcagggtattattttgtttcattttgtAAAATGTGGGGttcaaaatggtatttacccttcTTTAAAACACATTACCCAAACCATACTTTCTCTATTCTACCTTAAAAttttacattacaccatacaTCAACTTCCCTATAtgttttctctacatcatttaaatattatattttattcatttaaaaaaataaatttaaatataatagtattacATATACATATGGAAAAagttagagaaaaaaaataataaaaaatttataactcaGTTGAATAGTTATCTCTAAATATAAAGTAGTACTGTCTATTGATATAAAATAACTCAATTTTATGAAAGCTCGTTTTCaccattttttctctatattttagAGAATGAGGTACTTTATCTCAATTATAGGGATGCTTTAAGAATAAAAGAGTAAAATGAAGCAAAACAATATGGTGATGCAAGTTGTCattatctttttcttctttcctctttttttttttttttttttttatgggtacTTTCTTTGGTGAGTAATGGATAGTACTTGGCATTTGTGGTCCTCATTTGAAAAAAGCCAGGGTACGAATTACCCTATTTTCTCTTCTATATGTCTCACTCTCTCTTCTATATGTCTCACTCATTCCCCCTTTAACTTTGGGACTACCTTTCCAAATGTGTCTTTAGATGTCTTATAAGACCTTGTCTTTAAATGTCTTATAAGACCCTCTCA from Humulus lupulus chromosome 5, drHumLupu1.1, whole genome shotgun sequence encodes the following:
- the LOC133834374 gene encoding protein DOWNY MILDEW RESISTANCE 6, translated to METKVLSSGVRFANLPESYIRPESERPRLSEVSACENVPVIDLGSDDRAQVVKQVGLACKDYGFFQVTNHGVSSEIVEKMQGVAHEFFDLPLEEKLKLYSDDPSKTMRLSTSFNVNKEKIHNWRDYLRLHCYPLHKYVPEWPSIPSSFKEIVEIYCTEVRELGFRIQELISESLGLEKEYIKRVLGEQGQHMAVNYYPPCPEPELTYGLPGHTDPNALTILLQDLQVAGLQVLKDGKWVAVNPHPNAFVINIGDQLQALSNGIYKSVWHRAIVNTDMPRLSVASFLCPFDDALISPAKGLTGNDGSQAVYRGYTYAEYYKKFWSRNLDQEHCLELFKNH